A region from the Alnus glutinosa chromosome 5, dhAlnGlut1.1, whole genome shotgun sequence genome encodes:
- the LOC133869388 gene encoding acyl-CoA--sterol O-acyltransferase 1 — MEGEMKNFAKVWVSVFISLSYCYAIGKIVPRGIPRLLSVLPIVCLFLVLPLNLSSMHLGGTSAFFIAWLANFKLLLFAFGKGPLSSDPSLPLGSFEFVALACFPIKIRQNPPPKSSEKPQNKPIPSDSNGKTEEHPAPKKPKSVPKSRLNYAVKGLLVALLIRVYDYREHIHPTVILILYCFHIYFGLEIILAMVAALARALLGLELEPQFDEPYLSTSLQDFWGRRWNLMVTSILRPTVYEPVHNICKRVIGRRWAAFPAVLGTFLVSALMHELMFYYLGRVRPTWEITWFFLLHGVCLMVEIALKKTLHGKFRLPRLISTILTVGFVMVTGVWLFFPQFLRCKADVRGLAEYAALGAFLKNVFHGLPLQPFNALKTLGVPRV; from the coding sequence ATGGAGGGTGAGATGAAGAATTTCGCCAAGGTATGGGTTTCGGTCTTCATATCTCTAAGCTACTGTTATGCCATAGGTAAGATTGTCCCCAGAGGCATTCCAAGACTGCTTTCTGTGCTCCCAATCGTGTGCCTCTTCCTTGTCCTTCCTCTCAACCTCTCCTCCATGCATCTCGGGGGCACCTCTGCTTTCTTCATTGCTTGGCTCGCCAACTTCAAGCTCTTGCTCTTTGCTTTTGGCAAAGGGCCTCTTTCCTCAGACCCATCACTCCCTCTTGGCAGCTTCGAATTCGTTGCCCTTGCTTGTTTTCCCATTAAGATCCGACAAAACCCACCTCCAAAGTCATCggaaaaaccccaaaacaaaccaataccttCAGATTCAAATGGCAAAACTGAGGAACACCCAGCTCCCAAAAAGCCCAAGAGTGTACCCAAGTCGCGTCTAAACTATGCTGTAAAGGGTCTACTAGTAGCATTGTTGATCCGAGTCTATGACTACCGCGAGCACATTCATCCAACAGTCATACTGATTCTATACTGTTTCCACATATATTTCGGCCTTGAGATCATCCTAGCCATGGTTGCAGCCTTGGCTCGAGCCCTCCTGGGCCTCGAGCTCGAGCCGCAGTTCGACGAGCCATACCTCTCCACCTCGTTGCAAGACTTCTGGGGCAGAAGATGGAACCTCATGGTCACCAGCATCCTACGACCGACCGTATACGAACCTGTCCACAACATTTGTAAACGTGTCATAGGTCGCAGGTGGGCTGCTTTTCCAGCGGTACTGGGGACCTTTCTTGTGTCGGCTCTCATGCACGAGCTCATGTTCTACTACCTGGGGCGCGTGCGGCCCACCTGGGAGATCACGTGGTTCTTCCTCCTCCACGGTGTCTGTTTGATGGTCGAGATCGCTCTGAAGAAGACCCTTCACGGGAAGTTTCGGTTGCCGAGGCTGATATCTACGATCCTTACCGTTGGATTCGTGATGGTTACCGGCGTTTGGCTATTCTTTCCCCAGTTCCTCCGGTGTAAGGCTGATGTTCGGGGCTTAGCTGAGTACGCGGCTCTCGGCGCGTTTCTGAAGAACGTTTTTCATGGTCTGCCTTTGCAGCCTTTCAACGCATTGAAAACCTTGGGCGTGCCGCGTGTTTGA
- the LOC133867738 gene encoding uncharacterized protein LOC133867738: MVGWKQKPPPKLGLVSIMMLLITIWSTVISPALACAPNGGECKVCIVEQFKYGCPLCVPVIRCMARCLWGGRSRSVCVKRCDCNGGSPNLSDCKKCLSRCKCSCAA; encoded by the coding sequence ATGGTGGGGTGGAAGCAGAAGCCGCCGCCGAAGTTGGGTCTGGTGTCAATAATGATGCTGCTGATCACGATATGGTCGACGGTGATTTCGCCGGCGCTGGCCTGCGCGCCAAACGGCGGCGAATGCAAAGTCTGCATCGTAGAGCAGTTCAAGTACGGGTGTCCATTGTGTGTACCGGTCATACGCTGCATGGCGCGATGCTTGTGGGGTGGTCGCTCAAGGTCTGTGTGTGTAAAGAGGTGTGATTGCAACGGTGGGAGCCCAAATCTCTCCGATTGCAAGAAATGCCTGTCGCGGTGCAAATGCAGCTGTGCGGCTTAA
- the LOC133868787 gene encoding BAG family molecular chaperone regulator 5, mitochondrial: MKHSRKASFFSSSSTTVTYTLHNDNSTPPPHPNSTEIPIQSSETAQIPITVHLPKPNAATKIQSAYRAHIVRSLYKKISAVNSEADQLQRLIQRQETVDAVRSNDREKLRMNEALMGLLLRLDSVPGVDPAVREARRKVSRRIVALQEILDAISEAKVGDDCCFTNHTQWGYGYYDGFMRSWDDVVAEMEEEVCRERGGDEMERFCAQHLGFRCLQRFLREP; this comes from the coding sequence ATGAAACACTCTCGCAAAGCCAgcttcttctcttcctcttccaccACTGTCACCTACACTCTCCATAATGACAACTCTACCCCTCCACCACATCCCAATTCCACCGAAATTCCCATCCAGTCCTCCGAAACGGCCCAAATCCCCATCACCGTCCATCTCCCCAAACCCAACGCCGCCACCAAAATCCAGTCCGCCTACCGGGCCCACATAGTCCGCAGCCTGTACAAAAAAATCTCAGCCGTCAACTCCGAGGCCGACCAACTGCAACGCCTAATCCAAAGGCAGGAAACGGTGGATGCCGTTCGGAGCAACGACCGCGAGAAGCTGAGGATGAACGAGGCCCTGATGGGTTTGCTGCTGAGGCTGGACTCGGTGCCCGGGGTTGATCCAGCGGTGAGGGAGGCGAGGAGGAAGGTCAGCCGTCGGATCGTGGCGTTGCAGGAGATATTGGACGCGATTTCCGAGGCCAAGGTGGGTGATGATTGTTGTTTCACTAACCATACACAGTGGGGTTATGGATATTATGATGGGTTTATGAGGAGTTGGGACGACGTCGTTGCGGAGATGGAGGAGGAGGTTTGTAGGGAACGAGGGGGTGACGAGATGGAGAGGTTTTGTGCTCAGCATTTGGGGTTTCGGTGCTTGCAGAGGTTTCTTCGTGAGCCCTGA